The Schistocerca gregaria isolate iqSchGreg1 chromosome 4, iqSchGreg1.2, whole genome shotgun sequence genome contains a region encoding:
- the LOC126267770 gene encoding facilitated trehalose transporter Tret1-like yields the protein MAVLWNAPMMPHLQQNTSHIVLTAEEASWMTSVPPLVGIAPNFFTGWLVQLAGPRRLLLATALPFLLASLWQPFATTFGELLATAVIWGLGIGILIPDSTSHCSVSPQYQVEIAEDRVRGLMISMGMVMMGIGGILMTSIAPYVDFFTLCEIMLAVPALFVVTFWWMPESPYYLVSKGRTEEATEALMRLRGKGSAKEVEDELQQILRSAEQLHQKSGSGIAEAFQRLRRSAAAGRALLVRI from the exons ATGGCGGTGCTGTGGAACGCCCCGATGATGCCGCACCTGCAGCAGAACACGTCGCACATCGTGCTGACGGCGGAAGAGGCGTCGTGGATGACGTCGGTGCCGCCACTGGTGGGCATCGCGCCCAACTTCTTCACCGGCTGGCTGGTGCAGCTGGCGGGCCCGCGGCGCCTGCTGCTCGCCACGGCGCTGCCCTTCCTCCTGGCGTCCCTGTGGCAGCCCTTCGCCACCACCTTCGGCGAGCTGCTCGCCACCGCCGTCATCTGGGGCCTCGGCATCGGCATCCTGATCCCGGACAGTACCTCGCACTGCTCG GTGAGCCCGCAGTATCAGGTGGAGATTGCTGAGGATCGCGTGCGTGGACTCATGATCTCCATGGGCATGGTCATGATGGGTATCGGCGGCATCCTGATGACCAGCATAGCACCCTACGTGGACTTTTTCACGCTGTGCGAGATcatgctggcggtccctgcgctgTTCGTGGTGACCTTCTGGTGGATGCCCGAGAGCCCGTACTACCTGGTGTCGAAAGGCCGTACGGAGGAGGCGACGGAGGCTCTCATGCGGCTCCGCGGGAAGGGCTCTGCCAAAGAGGTGGAGGACGAGCTGCAGCAGATCCTGCGCTCTGCAGAGCAGCTCCACCAAAAGAGCGGCAGCGGCATCGCAGAGGCCTTCCAGAGGCTGCGGCGTAGCGCGGCGGCCGGGAGGGCGCTGCTGGTGCGTATTTAG